GATCAAAGGAACCCTAACAATTCTAGCTCAGCCCCCTTGTATTTGTACTATGGATAATGCATGTCAATGTCTTTTTCCTTtactcttcctcctcttcttcttagCAGGATGCTTATCGACGGACGACTCGACCTTATTTTCGAACTTCTTTTCGCATAAGAGGACTCTGTAACTTGCGTGAGGCCCTTCAGCAGTTTCACGTAAAGTCGTGTGCCATCTCATTGCGTTTCCAATCTCCTGAAGCTCGCTCATCACGTTGATAGTGTCCCTTATGTATACACGTCCTCCAGGTCTCAAAATCCGGTCCATCTCTAGCATGATCGTTGTCATGTTGCACCTGAACAAGGCCACCACAAAAATGGGAGAGGGGTACGCATTTTAATTTAAGCTGGGAAAACAAAGTGGCTCTTACCTTTTTCTTTCGATGGAAAACAGACCAGCGGCGTGCAGCAAATCATAGGTTCTTGGGTAAGTATCGAACGGTTCACACCTGAAAAAGACATTCAGCATTTTATCTAAGCAGTTCGAAAGAACAATGATATGCTCCACAGAGAGTTATTTATACAATGTAGTGCCTGGAAAAGGAAAATCGAGACAACAATCAAAGATCATTGCATGGGATAACGATTCTATAATTTGATTATAGGTAGACTTTTGGAGTAAAGAGTCTCTGTACCAATCGTGCATTACTCCTAGTAGTCCACGGTCATATATAACAGGCAGTGTATTTGCCCCACTGACCGGAACAACATTGAGAACCCAGCAATCAACCTTTAGCTCAGCTAACGCAGCTGCAAATCTGCCAAGAAAACACATCAATATATGAAGCAACCATTTCGATTTCATTCTAATGATAAGAGCATTGCAGGAAGAGATAAGTACCCGCCGAAGCCAGCTCTCATGTCCATGACATTTCTGAGTCCTATCTGCTTCCAATGTAAGGCGTTTACATAGTTTGATATTATTTCTTTCCAGTATTTATATTCAGCCATGAAGAGCTCTTTTCGGGCTATGTACGAATCAATTTGTATTGTCTGCAGCCTATCTGGTGGGGTCTGTAAACGGGATGGCCAAGGAGCAAGATTTGCTCCGTATCCATTATCTTCGATCCTAGTGATGCATGCCTTTAGATTTACGTACCTAACATAATCACAGATTTTAGAATCAGTGAAGGTGACATATCCCTAAGGAACAAAAGCTCAATGTCAGAGATTGGGGACCAAAGCAGATTCTTGATTTTACTTATCATTTAGAACCGAAAAATGCGGGAAAATAAGGTACGCCAAACGTACCAAACACTGTCTGGGTCATCTTCAGGATTGCACAAAGGAGGGATGATTCCAGCATCACGACTTAGATAACAAGTGTTATTTGTGGGCTTCTGCCATATAGCTATATATCCTTCCTTCTTCACAAGAACCCAGCAAAGCCTAGTGGTAAGGTTTAGCATCTCTGGAAAAGCAAAAAAGTAATATCAATCTTACTAAATCACATAAAAGCATAGCTTTTAGAAAGACACTGTGTATATATCCCTGCTGACGAAAAGGAACTAGCTCCAGATGCAAATTAGATAGACACCAACTCTAAACAGAACAATAGCTAACTAAAGACGACGAGCATAATAATCAATTCGGCAGTGTAATAGTTCTAAGAGATTCCTCCCGAGATATTCAAGAGTTTGTCAGGCAAAAGAGCTTCCGTTATGATGCCTCAATAACCAAAATAGATACTTGGTGATAAAGCTGCATGGATTATACCTTCCCACTGTTCTTCCAAGGCTTTCTCATGCTTATATACAGGTTGAGCTGCCCAAACAAAATATCCTCCAGCACGAAGCATCCTATTGACTTCAAGGAGCAAGATTCCATCTTCATTTAACATAACATGACAATACATGAAATCTGTCAGTAGAAGCTCATAATCACTTGGTTATAAGTTATTAAAAGTTCAAATTTTATCTTCATAAAAAGAAATTTGCTCAGTCAGCTGAATTGGATTGAAGAATTATTAACTTCCTAATAAGCAAAATGGTGACAAAAAAAGGAATCACATACCATCACGAGTCCAGTTGATTCGGCATCTTGAACAATGAACCAAATCAAACGCTTGGCTTGGGTACAACAACCTCCGCGTGGTGAACGCTGCCACCATTGCAGGAACACCACGCTCAAGAGCAAACTGTATCTGATTCTCATGAACATCTTTTGGAGCAATAGACATAGTCAAGACATCTCGTGACATCAAGTAAGCCCCAAAACTCGCCACGCCGCATCCAATGTCAAGAACAACTCGTGTATGGTTGCCAAAACTAATATCAGGAATCATCTAACATATACATACAACCAAACAAAGCAGTAAACATCAGATTCAAGGGAACACAAGTAacaataatttcttaaaaaaaataaaaaacaaataacctGAGAGATCTGATCTAAGTACTGATCAGCCCCGTGTATAAACTGAGTACCACCACCAGGAAACTTGAACTTGTCATTCTCTTTGGAGATCCAGTTTTGGCCACCTTTGTCTTCAACAAGCCTAGTATGTGGAACGTTGTTAAACCACAcctgtaaataaaaaatcagaagCTTCCGTTACAGCATCTCTAACTCTACTCTATTTTTCCccttaaattaaaattttaaactaaaaatgatCCAATATTATTCTACTTTTTcactcaaaataaaaaatagatttaagttgttttttttgttcatcactctatttgaGCATCCCGATACCTCGTCGCGGCTTTTAGGCCACGGGATGGGAGGACGGTAACCGTTGGGAACCGGAACGGTGCAATTCAATCCGGTTCCTTCCTTGGGGCAATGCCGCTCAAACCGCTCTCCACGCTCCGTCGATTCGAGCCTCTTGATGGCTTCTTCATTATCCAAACAAGGAATGTAATCCGTCATAACCTCCGAACAAACCTCGATTCTCCCCACACTAACTCTGGCAATGGTAGTAGGCTCGGACTCCGTTTCATTCCCGGATGATTCCGCCGCCTCGGCGTCGTAATCACCGACCTGGAACTCGTCGGACATAGTTCCGTTCTCATCGACGATCCCAAACACATGAAGATCAACGGAGCTCGGCGGAGGCGGTGGCGTCAGAGGAACCGGCGGGATCGGGTGACTCTTGTGGATCAAGTCGGAGATGTTGTAGGTTTTTCCGAGATCGGGCGAGAGAGAGACAATGGGGGATCGAGAAGGCTCCGA
Above is a window of Brassica napus cultivar Da-Ae chromosome A10, Da-Ae, whole genome shotgun sequence DNA encoding:
- the LOC106418984 gene encoding probable methyltransferase PMT12, whose protein sequence is MKKLFVGGNLLRSSSFFKISIFVLISVACFFLGKHWSDDGFRRLVFFSSEPSRSPIVSLSPDLGKTYNISDLIHKSHPIPPVPLTPPPPPSSVDLHVFGIVDENGTMSDEFQVGDYDAEAAESSGNETESEPTTIARVSVGRIEVCSEVMTDYIPCLDNEEAIKRLESTERGERFERHCPKEGTGLNCTVPVPNGYRPPIPWPKSRDEVWFNNVPHTRLVEDKGGQNWISKENDKFKFPGGGTQFIHGADQYLDQISQMIPDISFGNHTRVVLDIGCGVASFGAYLMSRDVLTMSIAPKDVHENQIQFALERGVPAMVAAFTTRRLLYPSQAFDLVHCSRCRINWTRDDGILLLEVNRMLRAGGYFVWAAQPVYKHEKALEEQWEEMLNLTTRLCWVLVKKEGYIAIWQKPTNNTCYLSRDAGIIPPLCNPEDDPDSVWYVNLKACITRIEDNGYGANLAPWPSRLQTPPDRLQTIQIDSYIARKELFMAEYKYWKEIISNYVNALHWKQIGLRNVMDMRAGFGGFAAALAELKVDCWVLNVVPVSGANTLPVIYDRGLLGVMHDWCEPFDTYPRTYDLLHAAGLFSIERKRCNMTTIMLEMDRILRPGGRVYIRDTINVMSELQEIGNAMRWHTTLRETAEGPHASYRVLLCEKKFENKVESSVDKHPAKKKRRKSKGKRH